In the Vicinamibacterales bacterium genome, CGGACATCACCGACGCGAACGGTCTGTACCGCATCGTGGACCTGCGCCCGGGCGTCTACACCTTGAGCTTCTCGCTGGCCGGGTTCAAGCAGGTCCGGCAGGAAAAGGTGGAGCTGCGCGCCGACTTCGTGGGCACCATGAACGCGACGCTCGAGGTGGGCGCCATCGAGGAGGCCATCACGGTCACGGGCGCCTCACCCACCGTCGACGTCTCGAGCAACGCCAAGGTCGAGGTGATGACCTCCGAGATCCTCGAGCAGGTGCCCACCGGCCGCACCATCCAGGCCCTGGCCCAGCTCGTGAGCGGCGTCTCCCTGAACGTGCCGGACGTGGGCGGCTCGCGCGCCATGCAGCAGAGCTACATGTCCACCCGTGGCCTCAGCTCCGCCAACAACATCGTGACGGTGGACGGCCTGATGGTGAACGGCCTCGACGGTGACGGTGCCGTCCAGCAGTACTTCAACGCCGCGATGATGGAGGAGATGACCTACCAGACGAGCGGCGCCGGCGCCGACGTCTCGCAGGGCGGCGTCCGCATGAACATCGTCCCGAAGGACGGCGGCAACCGCTTCAGCGGCTCCTTCTTCGGCTCCTTCAACCACAAGAACCTGCAGAGCAAGAACCTCACCCAGGACATCATCGACCGCGGCCTCCGGACCGGCGGCGGCGTCGACCGGATCTACGACCTCAACCTGGCCATCGGCGGCCCCATCAAGCGCGACCGCCTGTGGTTCTTCGGCTCCGCCAGGGCCTGGTCCGTCAACGCCCCGGTGCAGGACGTGCTCGTGGTGCCGGCGGGCACGCCGTATCGCACGGGCATCGCCCAGTGCCGGAGCGGGGCGATCTCCTGCGAGACCGGCATCGACGACCAGAGCATCGAAAGCGGCATGCTGCGCCTGACCTGGCAGGCCACCTCGAAGCACAAGTTCTCGGTGTACTACGACGAGATCAACAAGTACCGTGGGCACGGCATGAACGCCGGCGACGACTACAACACGGCCTCCCAGATCTGGACCTCGCCGCGCTACAACTCCGCGGCCGCCAAGTACACGGGCACCCTCAGCAACCAGCTCCTCGCCGAGGCCGGCTACTCGTTCAACTACGAGGAATACGTCATCACCAACCAGGAGGGCGTCAACAAGGTGCCGTTCTCGCCCGAGTGGTTCGCCAACGCGAGCCGCCGTGACCAGAACCTGGTCACCCTCACCAACGGCCTGGCGAACTGGGGCGGCCGATACCCGGACCGCTGGAACATGATGGGCGCGCTCAGCTACATCACGGGCGCGCACAACGTCCGCGCCGGGTTCCAGTACACCTGGGGCACGTACGTGAACACCCGCGAGACCAACGCCGACCTGCAGCAGGTGTACTCGAACGGCAACCCGATCAGCGTGACCGTCTACAACACGCCGCTGCGCTACCAGGAGAACCTGAACGGCGACCTGGGCCTCTATATCCAGGACTCCTGGGCGCTGAACCGCCTGACCATCAACACGGGCCTCCGCTGGGAGCGCTTCGCCCACGAAGTGGCGGATCAGAAGTCGGGCGCCGGCCGTTTCATCGGCGAGCGGAGCTTCTCGGCAATCCCGATGCCCACGTGGAAGGACTTCGCCCCCCGGGTCGGCATCGTGTACGACGTGTTCGGCACCGGCAGGACGGCCCTGAAGGCCGGCTTCAACCGCTACAACGAGTCGCGCACGACCCAGTTCGCGACCCGCTACAATCCGCTGGCGCTCACGAGCGCGAGCCTCAGCTGGACCGACCTGAACGGCAACGACATCGCCGAGGGCGACAAGGGCTGCACGTACCTGTCCCCGGGCTGCGAGATCAACTACGCCCAGCTGCCGTCGAACTTCGGCAGCCGGTCGCTGGCGACCGTGGATCCCGACTTCCAGCGCACCTACAACCTGGAGTACACGGGCGGCATCCAGCACGAGCTCTTCCCCCGGGTGTCGGTCTCGGCCACCTACTACCGCCGCAAGTTCTACGACCTGGCGGTGCGCGACAACCTCCTCCGGGAGTTCAGCGACTACCGCGCCGTGGACGTCGTGAGCCCGCTCGACGGCAGCGTGTTCCAGGTCTACACGGTGGCCACCGCGGCCAAGCTGCGGGAGGTGCAGGACTTCGACACCAACAGCTCGGACCGGTCGCAGGTGTACAACGGCGCCGATCTGACGTTCAATGCGCGGCTGCCCCGGGGCGGCACGCTCTTCGGCGGCTTCACCATGGAACGCACCATGCGGAACGTGTGTGACGAGCCGGACAACCCGAACAACCTCCGCTTCTGCGACGACGCGGACAACGGCATCCCCTGGCTGAAGCAGTTCAAGTTCGCGGGCACCTACCCGGTGGGCTTCGGCGTCCAGGCCAGTCTCTCGTTCCAGAGCATCGCCGGGCGTGCGCTCGGCGGCTACACGACGGCCAACAACAAGATCTCGGGTCCCGGGTACGGCGACACCGGGAGCCCGGTGGCCACCCAGTGGCTCATCACGCGGGCGACCCGCTACGCCGCCAACTGCACGGGCCCGTGCACGCCGGGCGCGCTGGTGGTCCCGGGCATGACCGAGGCCTCCGTCACGGTGCCGCTCGTGCCCGGCGGAACCGAGTTCCTGGACCGGATCAACCAGCTCGACCTGAGCCTCGCCAAGTGGTTCGACGTCGGCGGCGGCCGCCGGGCGCAGTTCCAGGTGGACCTCTTCAACATCGCCAACGCCAACCCGGTGCTGGGCGTGCGGTCGGTCAACTTCGGCACCGCCGCCTACAACACGCCGAGCAGCATCCTGAACCCGCGCGTCATCCGGCTGGGCGTGCAGTTCAAGTGGTAGCCACCCGCGCCTGACAGGGGACCGGCCCGGCCGCGACGGCCGGGCCGGGTTTCCGCCCCACGGCCGCCGGCGGCGGGCTTCCTCAACGCCCGCTGGCTGTCCAGCCCGCGGGTCGGCCGCGCCCGTCCCCCGCTCGATTCCCCTCCCGTCTTCTCCGCCCGTTCTCCCCGCCCACGCCCCTTCGGGCTCGCCCTTGGCCCTGTTCCGGGCTTCCTCCCCGTCTCACGCGCCCCGGTCGCCCCCTTGACAGACGGGCTCGATGCTGCCGCCAGCCGGGCTCATGTAATGCATCTCCTGTAGACATACACTGGCGTTTGCAGATGTTTCGTGATAAATCCTCGCAGCCATCTACGGCCCAAAAGGCTGTATCTGGGTTGGCGCACATGGGGGATGCGCCCCCCTCGTGGTGCTGTACGTCATAGGCGGCCGAGGCGGGACGAACGCTCAGGGGTACGTGACCGGGGCGGGCGGCCCCCGACAACCAGGGAGATGAGGGCCATGTCGATTCGTTTGAGAGCGTGGATCGCGTCGTCGGTGCTGGCGCTGTGCCTGCCGGCGGTCGCAGCCGCGCAGAGTTCGTTCACAGGGGTGGTCCGGGACACGAGCGGCGCGGTGATGCCCGGCGTGACGGTTGAGGCCTCGAGCCCGGTGCTCATCGAGGGCACCAAGACCGACGTCACGAACGAAAACGGCCAGTACCGCATCGTGGACCTGCGGCCCGGCACCTACACCGTCACGTTCTCGCTGGCCGGCTTCAAGCAGGTCCGCCAGGAAAAGGTGGAGCTGCGGGTCGATTTCGTGGCCACGATGAACGCCACACTCGAGGTCGGTGCCCTCGAGGAAGCCATCACGGTCACGGGCGCCTCGCCCACCGTCGACGTCTCCAGCAACGCCAAGGTCGAGGTGATGACCTCCGAGATCCTCGAGCAGGTGCCCACCGGCCGCACCATCCAGGCCCTGGCCCAGCTCGTGAGCGGCGTCTCTCTGAACGTCCCCGACGTGGGCGGCTCGCGCGCCATGCAGCAGAGCTACATGTCCACCCGCGGCCTCACCTCCGCCAACAACATCGTCACGGTGGACGGCCTGATGGTGAACGGCCTCGACGGTGACGGCGCCGTCCAGCAGTACTTCAACGCCAACATGATGGAGGAGATGAGCTACCAGACGAGCGGCGCCAACGCCGACGTCTCGCAGGGCGGCGTCCGCATGAACATCGTCCCCCGGGACGGCGGCAACCGCCTCAGCGGCTCCTTCTTCGGCTCCTGGACCGACAAGGCCTGGCAGAGCGACAACCTCTCCCAGGAGATCAAGGACCGCGGCCTCCGCAACGGCCCCGGTGTGGACCGCATCTACGACTTCAACCTGGCCCTCGGCGGCCCCATCAAGCGCGATCGCCTCTGGTTCTTCTCCTCGGCCCGCGCCTGGTCCGTGAACGCCCCGGTGGCCGACACGTTCGTGGCGCCGTCGGGCACGGCCTACCGCAGCGCGGTCGCCGGGTGCCGCAGCGGCAGCCTGAACTGCGAGACCGGCATCGACGACCAGAAGATCAAGAGCATGCTGCTCCGCCTCACCTGGCAGGCGACGTCGAAGCACAAGTTCTCGGTCTATTACGACGAGATCGACAAGTTCCGGGGCCACGGCATGAACGCCGGGGACGACCCGGACACGTCCTCGCAGATCTGGACCTCGCCGCGCTACAACTCGGCCGCCGCCAAGTACACGGGCACCCTCAGCAACCAGCTCCTCGCCGAAGCGGGCTACTCGTTCAACTACGAGGAGTACGTCATCACCAACCAGCCCGGCGTCAACCGCGTGCCGTTCTCGCCGGAGTGGTTCGCCAACGCCAGCCGCCGCGACCAGAACTTCACCGCGCTGACCAACGGCCTCGCCAACTGGGGCGGCCGCTACCCGGATCGCTGGAGCATGATGGGCGCCCTCAGTTACATCACGGGCGCGCACAACATCAAGGCCGGCGTCCAGTACACCTGGGGCTCCTACGTGAACACCCGGGAGGCCAACGGCGACCTGCAGCAGGTCTACGCCGGCACCACGACGCCCTTCACGAACCCGATCTCGGTCACGGTCTACAACACGCCCCTGCGCTACCAGGAGAAGCTGAAGGCCGATGTGGGCTTCTTCGTCCAGGATTCGTGGGCCCTCAAGCGCCTGACGGTCAACGCCGGCCTGCGTTACGAGATCCTGGCCCACGAGGTGGCGGACCAGCAGTCCGGCAACGGCCGCTTCGTGCCGGCGCGCCAGTTCGACG is a window encoding:
- a CDS encoding TonB-dependent receptor — translated: MERRLRTWIMCAALAMCAPGVALAQSSFTGTVRDTSGAVLPGVTVEATSPVLIEGTKSDITDANGLYRIVDLRPGVYTLSFSLAGFKQVRQEKVELRADFVGTMNATLEVGAIEEAITVTGASPTVDVSSNAKVEVMTSEILEQVPTGRTIQALAQLVSGVSLNVPDVGGSRAMQQSYMSTRGLSSANNIVTVDGLMVNGLDGDGAVQQYFNAAMMEEMTYQTSGAGADVSQGGVRMNIVPKDGGNRFSGSFFGSFNHKNLQSKNLTQDIIDRGLRTGGGVDRIYDLNLAIGGPIKRDRLWFFGSARAWSVNAPVQDVLVVPAGTPYRTGIAQCRSGAISCETGIDDQSIESGMLRLTWQATSKHKFSVYYDEINKYRGHGMNAGDDYNTASQIWTSPRYNSAAAKYTGTLSNQLLAEAGYSFNYEEYVITNQEGVNKVPFSPEWFANASRRDQNLVTLTNGLANWGGRYPDRWNMMGALSYITGAHNVRAGFQYTWGTYVNTRETNADLQQVYSNGNPISVTVYNTPLRYQENLNGDLGLYIQDSWALNRLTINTGLRWERFAHEVADQKSGAGRFIGERSFSAIPMPTWKDFAPRVGIVYDVFGTGRTALKAGFNRYNESRTTQFATRYNPLALTSASLSWTDLNGNDIAEGDKGCTYLSPGCEINYAQLPSNFGSRSLATVDPDFQRTYNLEYTGGIQHELFPRVSVSATYYRRKFYDLAVRDNLLREFSDYRAVDVVSPLDGSVFQVYTVATAAKLREVQDFDTNSSDRSQVYNGADLTFNARLPRGGTLFGGFTMERTMRNVCDEPDNPNNLRFCDDADNGIPWLKQFKFAGTYPVGFGVQASLSFQSIAGRALGGYTTANNKISGPGYGDTGSPVATQWLITRATRYAANCTGPCTPGALVVPGMTEASVTVPLVPGGTEFLDRINQLDLSLAKWFDVGGGRRAQFQVDLFNIANANPVLGVRSVNFGTAAYNTPSSILNPRVIRLGVQFKW
- a CDS encoding carboxypeptidase regulatory-like domain-containing protein, with product MSIRLRAWIASSVLALCLPAVAAAQSSFTGVVRDTSGAVMPGVTVEASSPVLIEGTKTDVTNENGQYRIVDLRPGTYTVTFSLAGFKQVRQEKVELRVDFVATMNATLEVGALEEAITVTGASPTVDVSSNAKVEVMTSEILEQVPTGRTIQALAQLVSGVSLNVPDVGGSRAMQQSYMSTRGLTSANNIVTVDGLMVNGLDGDGAVQQYFNANMMEEMSYQTSGANADVSQGGVRMNIVPRDGGNRLSGSFFGSWTDKAWQSDNLSQEIKDRGLRNGPGVDRIYDFNLALGGPIKRDRLWFFSSARAWSVNAPVADTFVAPSGTAYRSAVAGCRSGSLNCETGIDDQKIKSMLLRLTWQATSKHKFSVYYDEIDKFRGHGMNAGDDPDTSSQIWTSPRYNSAAAKYTGTLSNQLLAEAGYSFNYEEYVITNQPGVNRVPFSPEWFANASRRDQNFTALTNGLANWGGRYPDRWSMMGALSYITGAHNIKAGVQYTWGSYVNTREANGDLQQVYAGTTTPFTNPISVTVYNTPLRYQEKLKADVGFFVQDSWALKRLTVNAGLRYEILAHEVADQQSGNGRFVPARQFDAIQMPTWKDFAPRFGVVYDLFGTGKTALKAGFNRYNESRTTQFATKYNPLALTSASLNWTDLNGNDIAEGDKGCTYLSPGCEINYAQLPNNFGVRSLATVDPDFQRTYNLEFTGGIQHELFPRVSVAATYYRRQFYDLPVTDNLLREMSDYRAVDVVSPLDGSVFQVYTVATAAKLAQVQDFDTNGSDRKQVYNGGDLTFNARLPRGGTIFGGFTMERTLRNTCDEPDDPNFLRFCNDSDNGLPWLKQFKLAGTYPVGFGIQASLSFQSINGRALGGYTGTAAADRNKIAGPGYGDVGSPIATRWLITRTTRYPNTACNAPCVPGGLVVPGMTEASLTIPLVPGGTQLLDRINQLDLSLAKWFEVGAGRRAQLQLDLFNITNANPVLGVRSVNFGTAAYNQPSGILNPRVLRLGVQFKW